A single window of Narcine bancroftii isolate sNarBan1 chromosome 1, sNarBan1.hap1, whole genome shotgun sequence DNA harbors:
- the LOC138758950 gene encoding semaphorin-4D-like isoform X1 — translation MRRRDMILVPLCLIVHLLRTSYSDLVVPRTVWKYGEVSLTTFSASGVSNYSTLLLSEDRKMLYVGAQEAIFAVNMSDISDKKHEVYWKVSEEKQSKCADKGKSKETECLNYIRILHEFDDETLYVCGTFAFQPTCDYISVKSFTLQQRNEEGKGKCPFGPNQKYTSVMVDRELYSGTVYNFLGSVTVILRGHLRTEYAIPWLNEPSFVHSDVIRESETNLVGSDDKVYFFFTEVAVEYEFYSRILVSRIARVCKGDQGGSRILQKRWTTFLKARLVCSLPESEFVFNVIQDAYILKTSDWKESVFYGVFTSQWSNLEVSAVCSFKMSKVEDVFSTGKFMQSASFDQSHVKWVIFGGSVPLPRPGSCINNEERALNFSNSLMLPDKTLQFVKDHPLMADTIKPIGNGPKLVMKNVKYTQIVVDRVRGLDNHLYDVMFIGTDKGLLHKAVNFGNEMHIIEELHIFSGSEPVQTLLLSKEDRKYIYAGSHSGVVQVPVAFCEKYKTCTDCILARDPYCAWNPLNKSCTRIMKDNSNNNLMQFLNGNAAHCRTKDVESVSPEEHIVKQGELIELKCLPASRLAKITWKLNNRTLHENSNYRVDQNNLLIFHLTDAESGIYDCWSRETVKGHTYQQLVERYSLIVENPVNIITASPTTQLTKMEGKSSSTLTSTDKERRTPHTITSWIQTEFSTSTEFHTSTGMSSTPMLTPTDNADLEIETKFDRSSSMSEEINSFLLCTLVVITLLFLMLIIYNCYMKYLPGPCLTLCLYKVGNGKKPQFDYDNVSEELVKQQSVQINGDNQGSEQIATGDKGYETESDCGNGKIPHAEKPQELKQIQENYSIKSVDAEKDADIKYIDEEAQSLC, via the exons AAGTATCTTTGACCACGTTCTCTGCCAGTGGGGTATCAAATTATTCCACCCTCTTGCTTAGTGAAGACCGCAAAATGTTGTATGTGGGTGCCCAGGAAGCCATCTTTGCTGTGAACATGTCAGACATTTCGGATAAAAAACATGAg GTCTACTGGAAGGTATCAGAAGAAAAACAAAGTAAATGTGCTGATAAAGGGAAATCTAAAGAG ACTGAATGCCTGAACTATATTCGAATCTTACACGAATTTGATGATGAAACCCTTTATGTGTGTGGGACTTTTGCATTTCAACCAACTTGTGATTACATT TCAGTTAAGAGTTTTACTCTGCAACAGAGAAATGAGGAAGGCAAAGGCAAGTGTCCATTTGGTCCTAATCAGAAATATACCTCAGTAATGGTTG ATCGTGAGCTTTACTCAGGAACAGTGTACAATTTTCTGGGAAGCGTGACAGTCATTCTGCGCGGTCATTTACGGACTGAGTATGCAATACCCTGGTTAAATG agcCAAGTTTTGTCCACTCAGATGTGATAAGAGAGAGTGAAACTAATTTAGTAGGCAGTGATGACAAGGTCTACTTCTTCTTTACGGAAGTGGCTGTTGAATATGAATTTTATAGCCGAATTCTAGTGTCAAGAATTGCTCGAGTATGCAAA GGTGATCAAGGAGGATCCAGAATTCTGCAGAAAAGATGGACCACATTTCTTAAAGCCAGGCTGGTCTGCTCTCTGCCAGAGTCTGAGTTTGTCTTCAATGTCATTCAGGATGCTTATatcttgaaaacatcagattggaaGGAGTCAGTGTTTTATGGTGTATTTACATCACAGTG GAGTAATTTGGAGGTGTCTGCCGTCTGCAGCTTTAAAATGTCCAAAGTGGAAGACGTTTTCTCTACAGGGAAGTTCATGCAAAGTGCCAGCTTTGATCAGTCTCACGTGAAATGGGTCATATTTGGGGGATCGGTTCCACTGCCACGTCCTGGCTCA TGCATAAACAATGAGGAAAGAGCTTTAAATTTTAGTAACTCTCTCATGTTGCCAGACAAAACTCTCCAGTTTGTTAAGGATCACCCTCTGATGGCAGATACAATTAAACCCATTGGAAATGGCCCTAAATTGGTGATGAAAAATGTCAAATATACACAGATTGTTGTGGACAGAGTTAGAGGACTTGATAACCACCTGTACGATGTCATGTTTATTGGTACAG ataaAGGATTGTTGCACAAAGCGGTTAACTTTGGCAATGAGATGCATATAATTGAAGAACTGCATATTTTCTCTGGCTCTGAGCCTGTGCAGACGTTGCTCTTGTCCAAAGAG GATCGAAAGTATATCTATGCAGGATCCCATTCAGGAGTTGTTCAAGTTCCTGTGGCTTTCTGTGAAAAATACAAAACCTGCACAGATTGCATTTTGGCAAGGGATCCCTATTGTGCTTGGAACCCCCTAAATAAAAGCTGCACCAGGATAATGAAGGACAACAGCAATAA TAATTTGATGCAGTTTCTGAATGGAAATGCTGctcactgcagaaccaaagaTG TGGAATCTGTGTCACCTGAAGAGCACATAGTGAAACAAGGAGAACTGATAGAATTGAAGTGCCTACCTGCCTCCAGACTGGCTAAAATTACATGGAAATTAAATAACAGAACTCTCCATGAGAATTCAAATTATCGAGTTGATCAAAACAATCTACTGATTTTTCATCTTACTGACGCTGAATCTGGAATCTATGATTGCTGGTCCAGGGAAACTGTAAAGGGACACACGTACCAACAGCTGGTGGAAAGGTATTCTCTGATCGTTGAGAATCCAGTGAATATCATAACAGCATCTCCAACTACACAACTTACGAAGATGGAAGGTAAATCTTCATCAACTCTGACAAGCACAGATAAAGAAAGGAGAACTCCTCACACAATCACATCCTGGATTCAAACTGAGTTTTCTACTTCAACAGAGTTCCACACTTCCACTGGCATGTCCTCAACCCCCATGCTCACACCTACAGATAATGCTGATTTAGAAATAGAAACTAAATTTGACAGAAGTTCTTCCATGTCTGAAGAAATTAATAGCTTTCTATTGTGTACCCTTGTGGTAATTACACTTCTATTCCTGATGCTAATTATTTACAATTGTTACATGAAATACTTGCCAGGTCCTTGCCTGACATTATGCTTGTATAAAGTTGGCAATGGAAAGAAACCACAATTTGATTATGATAATGTTTCCGAGGAGCTTGTAAAACAGCAGTCAGTGCAAATCAATGGAGATAATCAAGGTAGTGAGCAGATTGCAACTGGCGACAAGGGTTATGAAACTGAATCAGACTGTGGAAATGGAAAAATTCCTCATGCAGAGAAGCCCCAGGAATTAAAGCAAATCCAGGAAAACTACTCCATCAAATCcgttgatgcagagaaagatgcagatATTAAATATATTGACGAGGAAGCACAGAGTCTTTGCTAG
- the LOC138758950 gene encoding semaphorin-4D-like isoform X2 gives MEVYWKVSEEKQSKCADKGKSKETECLNYIRILHEFDDETLYVCGTFAFQPTCDYISVKSFTLQQRNEEGKGKCPFGPNQKYTSVMVDRELYSGTVYNFLGSVTVILRGHLRTEYAIPWLNEPSFVHSDVIRESETNLVGSDDKVYFFFTEVAVEYEFYSRILVSRIARVCKGDQGGSRILQKRWTTFLKARLVCSLPESEFVFNVIQDAYILKTSDWKESVFYGVFTSQWSNLEVSAVCSFKMSKVEDVFSTGKFMQSASFDQSHVKWVIFGGSVPLPRPGSCINNEERALNFSNSLMLPDKTLQFVKDHPLMADTIKPIGNGPKLVMKNVKYTQIVVDRVRGLDNHLYDVMFIGTDKGLLHKAVNFGNEMHIIEELHIFSGSEPVQTLLLSKEDRKYIYAGSHSGVVQVPVAFCEKYKTCTDCILARDPYCAWNPLNKSCTRIMKDNSNNNLMQFLNGNAAHCRTKDVESVSPEEHIVKQGELIELKCLPASRLAKITWKLNNRTLHENSNYRVDQNNLLIFHLTDAESGIYDCWSRETVKGHTYQQLVERYSLIVENPVNIITASPTTQLTKMEGKSSSTLTSTDKERRTPHTITSWIQTEFSTSTEFHTSTGMSSTPMLTPTDNADLEIETKFDRSSSMSEEINSFLLCTLVVITLLFLMLIIYNCYMKYLPGPCLTLCLYKVGNGKKPQFDYDNVSEELVKQQSVQINGDNQGSEQIATGDKGYETESDCGNGKIPHAEKPQELKQIQENYSIKSVDAEKDADIKYIDEEAQSLC, from the exons GTCTACTGGAAGGTATCAGAAGAAAAACAAAGTAAATGTGCTGATAAAGGGAAATCTAAAGAG ACTGAATGCCTGAACTATATTCGAATCTTACACGAATTTGATGATGAAACCCTTTATGTGTGTGGGACTTTTGCATTTCAACCAACTTGTGATTACATT TCAGTTAAGAGTTTTACTCTGCAACAGAGAAATGAGGAAGGCAAAGGCAAGTGTCCATTTGGTCCTAATCAGAAATATACCTCAGTAATGGTTG ATCGTGAGCTTTACTCAGGAACAGTGTACAATTTTCTGGGAAGCGTGACAGTCATTCTGCGCGGTCATTTACGGACTGAGTATGCAATACCCTGGTTAAATG agcCAAGTTTTGTCCACTCAGATGTGATAAGAGAGAGTGAAACTAATTTAGTAGGCAGTGATGACAAGGTCTACTTCTTCTTTACGGAAGTGGCTGTTGAATATGAATTTTATAGCCGAATTCTAGTGTCAAGAATTGCTCGAGTATGCAAA GGTGATCAAGGAGGATCCAGAATTCTGCAGAAAAGATGGACCACATTTCTTAAAGCCAGGCTGGTCTGCTCTCTGCCAGAGTCTGAGTTTGTCTTCAATGTCATTCAGGATGCTTATatcttgaaaacatcagattggaaGGAGTCAGTGTTTTATGGTGTATTTACATCACAGTG GAGTAATTTGGAGGTGTCTGCCGTCTGCAGCTTTAAAATGTCCAAAGTGGAAGACGTTTTCTCTACAGGGAAGTTCATGCAAAGTGCCAGCTTTGATCAGTCTCACGTGAAATGGGTCATATTTGGGGGATCGGTTCCACTGCCACGTCCTGGCTCA TGCATAAACAATGAGGAAAGAGCTTTAAATTTTAGTAACTCTCTCATGTTGCCAGACAAAACTCTCCAGTTTGTTAAGGATCACCCTCTGATGGCAGATACAATTAAACCCATTGGAAATGGCCCTAAATTGGTGATGAAAAATGTCAAATATACACAGATTGTTGTGGACAGAGTTAGAGGACTTGATAACCACCTGTACGATGTCATGTTTATTGGTACAG ataaAGGATTGTTGCACAAAGCGGTTAACTTTGGCAATGAGATGCATATAATTGAAGAACTGCATATTTTCTCTGGCTCTGAGCCTGTGCAGACGTTGCTCTTGTCCAAAGAG GATCGAAAGTATATCTATGCAGGATCCCATTCAGGAGTTGTTCAAGTTCCTGTGGCTTTCTGTGAAAAATACAAAACCTGCACAGATTGCATTTTGGCAAGGGATCCCTATTGTGCTTGGAACCCCCTAAATAAAAGCTGCACCAGGATAATGAAGGACAACAGCAATAA TAATTTGATGCAGTTTCTGAATGGAAATGCTGctcactgcagaaccaaagaTG TGGAATCTGTGTCACCTGAAGAGCACATAGTGAAACAAGGAGAACTGATAGAATTGAAGTGCCTACCTGCCTCCAGACTGGCTAAAATTACATGGAAATTAAATAACAGAACTCTCCATGAGAATTCAAATTATCGAGTTGATCAAAACAATCTACTGATTTTTCATCTTACTGACGCTGAATCTGGAATCTATGATTGCTGGTCCAGGGAAACTGTAAAGGGACACACGTACCAACAGCTGGTGGAAAGGTATTCTCTGATCGTTGAGAATCCAGTGAATATCATAACAGCATCTCCAACTACACAACTTACGAAGATGGAAGGTAAATCTTCATCAACTCTGACAAGCACAGATAAAGAAAGGAGAACTCCTCACACAATCACATCCTGGATTCAAACTGAGTTTTCTACTTCAACAGAGTTCCACACTTCCACTGGCATGTCCTCAACCCCCATGCTCACACCTACAGATAATGCTGATTTAGAAATAGAAACTAAATTTGACAGAAGTTCTTCCATGTCTGAAGAAATTAATAGCTTTCTATTGTGTACCCTTGTGGTAATTACACTTCTATTCCTGATGCTAATTATTTACAATTGTTACATGAAATACTTGCCAGGTCCTTGCCTGACATTATGCTTGTATAAAGTTGGCAATGGAAAGAAACCACAATTTGATTATGATAATGTTTCCGAGGAGCTTGTAAAACAGCAGTCAGTGCAAATCAATGGAGATAATCAAGGTAGTGAGCAGATTGCAACTGGCGACAAGGGTTATGAAACTGAATCAGACTGTGGAAATGGAAAAATTCCTCATGCAGAGAAGCCCCAGGAATTAAAGCAAATCCAGGAAAACTACTCCATCAAATCcgttgatgcagagaaagatgcagatATTAAATATATTGACGAGGAAGCACAGAGTCTTTGCTAG